tcatggacacctcacatttcctcaAGTGCACATACGCACTCTCCatggaaatgccaggtgttgaaaatccgctacagcaaggagaggctcatggctcaagtattggaggcgctggaaccgttagaagcgtgctgcagtcaagaagacagtattGGGTACGAATGGGACAATAGGTCCCCCAAGGCTGGACGtagctaaaaaatcagccctctcattacagacaatgccacagtgcccagggacaATTGCACTTTCTATTTCAAAAGGAGCAAGACTAAGCAGGCATACTTaactataataataatgtaaGTGCAGATAGAGCGGTGCATACAGGAATAAGCCCCCAAAAAGGCTGGAACTGTCCACGGAGGTTGACAAACAGCGCCAGCTTTCCTTGATCGCGGTACAAGCTTCCGCCAGGCTCCCTAAGGTCGACTCCCAAGGCCTTTCCCAAGCGCTTCTTTATATATAGCCACTGGAATGGACCACTTTTCCAGTgatgtcctgcgcatgcgcaaagcctccAAGTCCGCCAACTTTGACGACAGAATTTTTTAATAGGAAAGGAGTTCCCCGAACATGCTTTTCCGCGACGTCCCCGTGATGCGACAAACAACTGCACACTAGTGGACCATCTGGAAAAATCTAAGTCAGCTTTCCGCAAGGCTTCTTTTCCAACCAAGAGTTCTCGTTCCGAGAGGACACTCGCATTCTTTGTGCAGTCGGGTTCCCCCTTCCGAGTAACTTATGGAATATTGCCATTTGATTTCAAGATGGCCCCGAGAGAGGGGGGACTGCTGTCAACCTCCTGTAGCTCCACAGTAGAGGTTAGGCAGGAAATGCAAGGAAACGGGCTCTGCTTCCGTGACGGCAGTAGTGGGCTACCTCATACAGGGACCCTGCTCACAGTAAATTTTCTtcgaattttctgctgaacaaattGGCCTGACCCCGCACTGTCGCACCAACTTCCTCACTTCACCCCTCTATACCCCTAGCCCGAACAGCCCACCAACCACTGCGTCGACAAAAACTGGCCTCCCCTTTTTCGTGCGCCACGATGAATGACGACACATCCGACTCACAAAGACGACGGTGATTCAGACTCCCGGAAAACTTCCCTTGGCATACGTTAATGGACTTCGCCACTTTTTAACACAGAAAAAGTGAAGTCAGCTCCCTACTTCTGCTGCTACTGCGAATTGGTACCAGCGCCAGATTGTTTTTATTGTTAAACTTGCCGTTCTATGAAAACCAAAATGAGGACTAGCACTCTAATTCAAGCCTCCTCAAGAGACTTGGGGATGCCTTCAACATGTAGTTTCCTACTGGGACATCATGGGAATCGCGGAGGTCGTAAGTTaggttacataaaaaaaaatgtgaacaaggCAGGAATTTAGGTAGGGAAGGGGCTGAGCCCCCCTCATGAGATTACTTGGAGGGGCTCTGGCCCCCCTTGTTCCGGCGTCCCTGCCTAGTCCTTGTGTTTTGTTGGGTTCCAAGCCACATTGGAATAGCTGGTAACGAAGAAGCTGACCGAGCTGCAAGTGCCTGTGTGAATAGAGCAGTCAACATCTAGGCCAGAGACTACACATCATCCTTGCGGAAACAAATGTAATGTTTGTGTCAAAAGGATAGGGATAATAAACTCCATAATAAACTCCGCAGCATTAAAATCCATCTTGAACAAATTCCGGAGTGCCAGAAACCAGGAATGGTTCAACGAGGTAATCTTGTGCCATCAGTGAATTGGCCATGCATGCTTAATCCACAGCGACCTCTTAATGCAGGAGTATCCGCCAATCTGAAAGAGTGCTCAGAGAGCTTAGCATTGATACATAGTTTATTAGTTTGTTCAAGGTAAATGTGTGGTGAATTTTCCTCACAGTATGAATGGGAAGCGGCCATTTCTTGCCTTTGTCTCCTTCGTGACTGTGGCACGGCAGTTTGTTGCACAGCAGTTCCGGTGCTTATTTTTCTTCAGCTTTGGATCCGTGACAGTTGAAGCGTCACAGGAGCCCATCGACACCAATTGAGATGAGGCAGTAGGGTTGTACATTAAGTGCCAAGTAACATGACCAGCAGACAGACGGAGTATCGGAAATGGAGGAAGCCTGTCTAGACTTCCTGGCGTCAACATGTTCGCATCTACCAGCAATGCTATGGTGACCTAAGTTCTCGCTTGCCGTCTGAGGAGATTTCTCTTACCCGTACATCCTGCGTGTCTGAGGGTGTGCTATACGATTGTTTGCGTATCCGCCCATCACGAGCCGCCTTTGCTTGCCTTTCTGGAGGCCATGCCAACTGCACTTTGGAGCTCGGCATATCATTGGGGACCTTCACCACTATGCAACTTGCTGCCTGCCTGCCAATTTTTTAGTTTCTGTTTTGCATTGCCCTTTCAGGTCTTGAGGCAAATTAACGAAAGCCTCCATGTGGTGAAGCATTGCGTACTTTCTAATTTTGTAATACCCCGGTTTAGCTGTACTTGCTTCTTGCACAGGTGTGTGAATGTGGTCTAGCTGGCCAACTTATATAATAGTGACAGTGAACGCTGTGTGGCTAGACTGCGAATTTCCATTATTGGAGGCTTGCAGCACATGTGTCAAGCAAACAGACCACAGTTCACCATGTGAACACCAATAAGAACATACAAACAGTGTTTGCTTTGAGTGTGTGTTGTCATAGCATGTTTACATGGTGGCTAAAAAGGTGACAAGTTTCTTCCCTTCATGCCATTTAATGCAGAATCACACCCTAGACCAAATCACTGATTTAGCTTGTGAGTGGGATATTGTATTTAGCTGAGTCGTGGATTTATGGCAGCTGACTTGCATTCATTGTCAATGCTAGCACAGAAAGCAAGTCGACATTGTTCTGGCATCTGACTaacacatcgcaaaaaaaaaaaaatagtgcttgGCATCTAGTAAACAAGGTGCCCACATTTCTGCTTTTGCATGCAGGCACATGGCAATAAGCGTAAAGGTTTCACAAACGCAGAAGTTCATTCATAGCTGTTAGAACAAGTCAGATAACACAATGCCTGATGTTGATTTTCTCTCAGGCATGCTGTTGTGTCCACTGTGTGTTCAGCTGTTCTCATAGTTTTTGTGAAGAATGCTTTTCAGCAGGTGGACTGTCATTTGTGTCGTCGATGCCTATGGGTGGCCTTTATAGCTGGGAACCAAACCTAAAATGTCATGCTCAGCTAGAAAATAGTGCAGCTACTTAGTTATTCTGGTGGGTACGGTCTGAAAATCAATATGAAGGTAGTCACTTAGGCTTAACCTACCTGGAAAAATGTACTCTGATAAGGTTTATTCTGCAAGAAGGCTGAACAAAAAACATGTGCATAGCTTGCGCTATGGTCTCATTATCTTATACTGTTACATTTAAAGGTGACTGAGTGACTGTCACATTAGGAAAAGTTTATTGGTTTTGGATGGCTAACAGGAGACCGATCGCCTTCATGTTGGCCGTGACTGTGCTAGGGAGAAGTGCGTGAGTTTGCCTCCAAGCCGCTTCTTTGTGGCCGCAGCCCAAGAACACGCCCGACCGGCTGCTAACAGTGCTGGGCATCGGACTGGCCCTGCTGGACAGTGCCATCTGCTGGTGGATCTTCAGTAGCCTGAGTCAGACGACGCGCACGTTGCGGTTACGCCGCAATGTCATCAAGCTCTCCCTGTATCGCCACTTCACTAACACGCTGGTGTTTGCCGTGCTGGGTGAGTGGCAGACTTGGCGGCAGTACGAGCTGCCCTTGCGTTCCTCACCATTTTATTGCTCAACTGGTCTCCTTTCTTTCTTGTGGCAGCATCTGTGGTGTTCATGGTGTGGGTGACCTTCAATCACCGCACAGTCGAGTGCCTGACTGACTGGAAGGAGCTGTGGTTTGACGAGGGTTACTGGCACCTGCTCTTCTCGCTTGTCCTGTTGGTCATCATGTTCCTGTGGCGGCCCACAAACAACAACAAGCGGTATGTGTGCACACACTGCTCGTAGGGGCCCCGTCCTCATCTTTCCATTTCTCACTGGTGTCAGAAAACATCCACGAGTTCGCTGTCCTCGCTCTCTCTGCCCCTGCCTTTCTCTTTGTTCTCAGACCTGGCTGGGATCTACAGACAATTGCGTAGTCTTTCTTGTTGCCATCTGGGCTCCATGCAGGGCATGCATTCAACCGCTTAGTTCCACATCGTCGATTTGCTTCGAAATTTCATGCTTGCATCCTTCTTCCTTGTGGTTGTAGTCGGCGATAACAGTGGAATGTTGGTTTTTGATTTTGTACAGTATGGCACGTTATCCTTGCAGGTATGCCTTCACACCATTGCAGGATGCGGCGGATGATGAGCTAGACGAAGAGGACCTTCAGCAGCAGCCACACGACGCATTCGGTTAGTAAACTGTCAAGATACTGTTAACTTATAACTCTGTCCATAACCTGTCTCACGCCTGTATCTTTACCATGATTCCCATGAAGGTTGACCCCAGCCACGAGCTCTGACTGACTAAACCAACGGGAGCATCGGTTGCATTTTTTAATTTATGAAACTCTCTCACACCATCTGTGCATTTCCCTTCCCGATAGAAAACCTGGAGCATATTTCACACCCGTCGCATTGGCTCAGCGCTTAGgctgcttggctactgagccggaagaCATGGGTTGAATCCCGATCCCGACTGCAGCAGCCTGATGGAGGCAGAAtgcaaagggcgcccgtgtgccgtcAGCACACGTTAACCTCAGGTGGTGTAAATTcaaagccctctactacggcacccctcatagcccAAGTGCCTCTCCGGAATGGCAAATTCCAGAATTCGGTTCAATTCAACATGTTTTACGAGCTATTTTTTCTGAACGAATGGAAAAATATTCTGAAATTAGATAACACATCGTAGTCAAATACATTTAGAAATAATTGTCATGCTCAGGTGAAGAGGTAATTAGCCGGCCACTTTTAGTGCCTACATAACTGTATACTGCAGTGCACATCACTGCAGTGCTTAACCACTGCATGACGCATCCAAATGAGCGAGCCGCCATTATTTCTGGTATTTTAGCCAGTCAGTGCGTGCTAATGAGGGTCTAGCCTTGCTGGGGTTGAATCAGAATGTGGATGCTACTCTTCTATGCTTTTTTCTTTCCGTGAAGTTCCATGACGTTTCTTTCTCTTGTTCTTTACCCCCAGAGGGCATGAAGATGCGAACCACTACGCCGGCAAGTGGCCAGCCGGCGGCCAGCAAGGAAGACCCGGTGTGTACCCCTTGCCTCTCTTTGTGGCAGAAGCCGTTACATGTTAGACCCGACAGGGAAGTGTAGTTCCACAGTGAACGTCTATCACTTCACAGAGGCCTGCATTCAGGATATCACTACTTAGAAGCAAGTAGCGGCACCGGCATATGTGGCGTTTGTATAGACCAGAATCAGAGTCACTCTTGGGCGCGGACATTTTCCGCCGACTGGTGAGTTGCGGTGCGGGCGTTTCTTTGGGGACTGCGGGGCTGCAGCAGCTCGGCGGCCGTGCCTGTATATAGCCTTGAATTACTGCCCTGCGGGCGCTAAAAGACATTGTCCAGCATTTCCACAGCGTGGTTGTGTTGCAGGAAGGCTTTGCGTTAATCACGACATTTAGTTTGGCATTCATGTAAATTTTGCCGGCGCTTAGCACGCACTCGCGCTTTTATTAGTGCAGTCTTGGTGCTCCATCGCAGGGAAAACTTGTTTGGTCAGTATCATGCATTATGTGCACAGCTAGCATGCTATTTCCAATTCCAGTAATTCAAGCCACTAGCCCAAACTCAAATTTTACTCATCAGCAGAGGTGCCAGCTTTCACGAATTTTGTGGTCCAAGTCACATGGATTTTATTCGGAAACTCTCGGCACGTGTGAGGGCGACGCGCAGCCGTTTGGCCATGTGTCATAGAATGGAATAAAATCGTGTATATATTGCTATGATTAAGGAAGGTACCAACAGCCGAAATACTACGGTCAGCCCTTTACCCCGCCGATCCCCCTGAGATATGTGCGGAACTAGCAACTTAAATTGGCAGCGGTTGCGCTTACATTCTCGTACACGGAAACTGTTTAATGGGAACAATAGCAACCTCAGCGCATATATGTCGACAATGTATTGGTGATTGAAAACATGCGCCTCACGTGGACAATTTTCAGTCTGCAGCAGGCCGATCCAGTTACCGCTTGCACACCACTGCACCGTCGAGTCACATCAATAAATCTAGATTCTCATgcataaaattatcatagatGGTAGCGCACATAAAAGACGGCAACAAACGACACGCCAGCGAAGAAACCTGCTTATAACTACGGGTTTACCCTCGGATGTCACCTTAACGAGTAACAGTGAGTCTCCGATAACTGCTGTACGGTCTGGTAGAGGGAAAATGTGagtagtgatgcacagcacacacccacaaCGTTAGGTGATGGAGTGCATCAACGATTCAAAACGAAGCGCACTTAAACACGCTTTCTACGAGCGGCACCGGCGCGACCCGCCCGCAGTCCAACGGGCCGCGtgccgacagatggcgactggtgtcgagagTAGGAGCGCGCCAGCAGCCTGTGTGCAAGGGTGAAAGATTCCGGTCTATAGGGGCTATGcttctgtagtcggatacaacttgagaatgcagcggcttttccccgtcaaaagaccaaccttccagccagtggtgtcggctgattctcatgaccctgctagtgtgacgaAGCAATGAgcggtagatgaaaggggataattcCTTTCCTCTATGATCGGGGACAGACTCctctctctccattgtggcgccctATGCAAAGTCCGGAATATTCAGAGAAAATGGCTGAGCAAGTAATCGATTAGTCACATCAAGCTGCCTGTAAAAACTGGCCATCATGCACGTGGCTTGCACATGACAGTTTGTTGAGATTAGAGAGTTGGAGGCGTAGCAGTGGGTATGCATTTCTGGATACGTTCTGTAAAAATATTTCCATGAAAATGTGAAAATGCATTTCTGGGCTTCATACCTGTCACAAGCGTATCATGGTACTAGCTTCTTCCAATCCTAACATTGCACAAAGGAAACGTTGTAGGTTTTTATTGCTAAAATTAAGGGTGTACTGTTAATGTGGCCACCGAGTAGTCTGTTTTAGGGTGAGCTGCAAGAGTTATGAAATGACTCCTTTTGCGAGTGGCAGCCCGAGAAGCTCATAAACACTGCCCCAAACAGCCACTGCATGTTGGCAGTAGGCGGCTTCCTATAGATAACCTTCTAATAGCTTCACCCATGTCCTTGGATAGTGCAAAAGCACAGATTTGTGCTACTTAGAACACGACGAGCGGGCAGTCCCTTTTGTGATGAACACCGCACAGTACCACTGAGTTGAGTGAGATCATTCTGAAGGAGGTCATTTCGATGTTGCAAATATGTCTTTTTCTAGATGATTTAAAAGGCTCAAGCGGAAAAGGAGGCTCATGACAACACTGTTGAACGAGAAAgatggacaaaaataaaaaaatctggtTGCCCATCTTTTCGGGTGCTGCTTCTTGGACCTTGGATTACTCTATGAGAGTAACAAATCCAGGGCAAAAGGGAGAGGCAACCTTTGCCTTGTCTCAGCAGCTTTGCCTAATGACAGGATACTCCCATGAGTGAAGGAGACCAGAGTGGCTCGCATTCTTCGATCGAGCCGTGCACGTCACTTTAAAGGGAAGCAGAAAATGGCTAACAGGCTGAAGGCAAGATTTAATGCCAATTAATTCCACGTACGAAACTTCAGCCTCAAACGAAAAGCCAAATGTAAAGGAACAAGCAGAAAGAAAGACCCAGAAACAGGAGATGGCCTGTGGTCCATGCTTAGAAAAACCAACAAACGGAAGAAATTGTTTTGGCTACAAATTCTCTTTAGCCAAAGTACTTAAGGGAAACACAGCCTTCAAATCAATTTCCACTCCCGTTACTTCAGATGCTGAGAAAAGCAAACTCTCCCATAAGGGAACTCTGAAAAATCGCACCATGTAATGGAAACTGTGCACAAGGGCCACAATAAAGCACCAACTAAATGTACAAGTTCAATGCCCATCCTCCTCATCGCAGCAACAAGCAAAACTTCGGCCTTAATGGGGCCACCCTGCAGAAGCTGTCTGTTCTAGCAACTACGTCCACGTGATAAAA
This region of Amblyomma americanum isolate KBUSLIRL-KWMA chromosome 5, ASM5285725v1, whole genome shotgun sequence genomic DNA includes:
- the LOC144135220 gene encoding transmembrane protein 87A-like — protein: MAYMLQARKRRQKLPKNTPDRLLTVLGIGLALLDSAICWWIFSSLSQTTRTLRLRRNVIKLSLYRHFTNTLVFAVLASVVFMVWVTFNHRTVECLTDWKELWFDEGYWHLLFSLVLLVIMFLWRPTNNNKRYAFTPLQDAADDELDEEDLQQQPHDAFEGMKMRTTTPASGQPAASKEDPMI